The following are encoded in a window of Perca flavescens isolate YP-PL-M2 chromosome 24, PFLA_1.0, whole genome shotgun sequence genomic DNA:
- the LOC114551020 gene encoding poly(rC)-binding protein 3 isoform X1 gives MEPIKVQSEGGLNVTLTIRLLMHGKEVGSIIGKKGETVKKMREDSGARINISEGNCPERIVTITGPTDAIFKAFAMIAYKFEEDIINSMSNSPATSKPPVTLRLVVPASQCGSLIGKGGSKIKEMRESTGAQVQVAGDMLPNSTERAVTISGAPEAIIQCVKQICVVMLESPPKGATIPYRPKPASTPVIFSGGQVRADPLGASTANLSLLLQHQPLPAYTIQGQYAIPHPDQLSKLHQLAMQQTPFTPLGQTTPAFPGLDASNQASTHELTIPNDLIGCIIGRQGTKINEIRQMSGAQIKIANAMEGSSERQITITGTPANISLAQYLINARFRDVAAMWNDPSSMTTS, from the exons ATGGAGCCCATTAAGGTCCAATCAGAAGGTGGACTGAATGTGACCCTCACCATCAGGCTGCTTATGCACGGCAAG GAGGTTGGAAGCATCATAGGAAAG AAAGGAGAAACGGTGAAGAAAATGCGAGAAGAC AGTGGTGCCCGTATCAACATCTCAGAGGGGAATTGCCCTGAACGGATAGTCACAATCACCGGGCCAACAGATGCTATTTTCAAGGCCTTTGCCATGATAGCCTACAAATTTGAGGAG GATATAATCAACTCTATGAGCAACAGTCCAGCCACCAGTAAACCCCCTGTAACCCTGAGGCTCGTTGTCCCGGCCAGCCAGTGTGGCTCACTCATTGGCAAGGGAGGCTCCAAAATCAAAGAAATGAGAGAG TCCACAGGTGCTCAGGTCCAGGTTGCGGGTGACATGCTCCCCAACTCCACCGAGAGAGCAGTGACGATCTCAGGGGCCCCCGAAGCCATCATCCAGTGTGTCAAACAGATATGTGTGGTGATGCTTGAG TCCCCACCGAAAGGTGCCACCATCCCCTACCGCCCCAAGCCTGCCTCCACCCCTGTCATTTTTTCAGGTGGCCAGGTAAGAGCAGACCCACTGGGGGCGTCAACAGCCAACCTCAGCCTCTTACTGCAGCACCAGCCACTGCCT GCCTATACCATTCAAGGACAGTACGCCATCCCACATCCAGAC CAGTTGAGCAAGCTCCACCAGTTGGCTATGCAGCAAACCCCCTTTACCCCCCTCGGACAGACCACCCCTGCCTTCCCCG GTCTGGATGCCAGTAACCAGGCCAGTACTCATGAACTCACCATTCCCAATGAT CTAATAGGCTGCATAATCGGACGCCAGGGAACCAAAATCAACGAGATCCGTCAGATGTCTGGGGCGCAGATCAAAATTGCTAACGCTATGGAAGGGTCATCGGAGCGCCAGATCACCATCACAGGGACCCCCGCCAACATCAGCCTGGCCCAGTACCTCATCAATGCAAG GTTCAGAGACGTGGCGGCCATGTGGAATGACCCATCTTCCATGACCACATCCTGA
- the LOC114551020 gene encoding poly(rC)-binding protein 3 isoform X2, producing MEPIKVQSEGGLNVTLTIRLLMHGKEVGSIIGKKGETVKKMREDSGARINISEGNCPERIVTITGPTDAIFKAFAMIAYKFEEDIINSMSNSPATSKPPVTLRLVVPASQCGSLIGKGGSKIKEMRESTGAQVQVAGDMLPNSTERAVTISGAPEAIIQCVKQICVVMLESPPKGATIPYRPKPASTPVIFSGGQVRADPLGASTANLSLLLQHQPLPAYTIQGQYAIPHPDLSKLHQLAMQQTPFTPLGQTTPAFPGLDASNQASTHELTIPNDLIGCIIGRQGTKINEIRQMSGAQIKIANAMEGSSERQITITGTPANISLAQYLINARFRDVAAMWNDPSSMTTS from the exons ATGGAGCCCATTAAGGTCCAATCAGAAGGTGGACTGAATGTGACCCTCACCATCAGGCTGCTTATGCACGGCAAG GAGGTTGGAAGCATCATAGGAAAG AAAGGAGAAACGGTGAAGAAAATGCGAGAAGAC AGTGGTGCCCGTATCAACATCTCAGAGGGGAATTGCCCTGAACGGATAGTCACAATCACCGGGCCAACAGATGCTATTTTCAAGGCCTTTGCCATGATAGCCTACAAATTTGAGGAG GATATAATCAACTCTATGAGCAACAGTCCAGCCACCAGTAAACCCCCTGTAACCCTGAGGCTCGTTGTCCCGGCCAGCCAGTGTGGCTCACTCATTGGCAAGGGAGGCTCCAAAATCAAAGAAATGAGAGAG TCCACAGGTGCTCAGGTCCAGGTTGCGGGTGACATGCTCCCCAACTCCACCGAGAGAGCAGTGACGATCTCAGGGGCCCCCGAAGCCATCATCCAGTGTGTCAAACAGATATGTGTGGTGATGCTTGAG TCCCCACCGAAAGGTGCCACCATCCCCTACCGCCCCAAGCCTGCCTCCACCCCTGTCATTTTTTCAGGTGGCCAGGTAAGAGCAGACCCACTGGGGGCGTCAACAGCCAACCTCAGCCTCTTACTGCAGCACCAGCCACTGCCT GCCTATACCATTCAAGGACAGTACGCCATCCCACATCCAGAC TTGAGCAAGCTCCACCAGTTGGCTATGCAGCAAACCCCCTTTACCCCCCTCGGACAGACCACCCCTGCCTTCCCCG GTCTGGATGCCAGTAACCAGGCCAGTACTCATGAACTCACCATTCCCAATGAT CTAATAGGCTGCATAATCGGACGCCAGGGAACCAAAATCAACGAGATCCGTCAGATGTCTGGGGCGCAGATCAAAATTGCTAACGCTATGGAAGGGTCATCGGAGCGCCAGATCACCATCACAGGGACCCCCGCCAACATCAGCCTGGCCCAGTACCTCATCAATGCAAG GTTCAGAGACGTGGCGGCCATGTGGAATGACCCATCTTCCATGACCACATCCTGA
- the LOC114551021 gene encoding leucine-rich repeat-containing protein 3 isoform X2, producing the protein MGASHRNGVVVQCTSSNLENIPSNLPRDTVVLLLSSNRIKHIPKETFTDLYRLRELDLSHNAIDSVEVGAFQGISESLRTLDLSNNHLSSLPKDTLAKLHARIRLSHNPWHCDCSLQEVLRELKLDPETVNEVSCYTAVQEEYVGQPVIQVLDSGINFCNFHHKTTDVAMFVAMFCWFAMVTAYIIYYIKHNQEDARRHMAYLRSLPSSSHISKDYDTASSGF; encoded by the exons ATGGGGGCCTCTCACAG GAACGGTGTGGTGGTGCAGTGCACCTCCAGCAACTTGGAGAACATCCCATCCAACTTGCCCAGGGACACAGTAGTTCTCTTGCTTTCGTCAAACCGGATCAAACACATCCCGAAGGAGACCTTCACAGACCTCTACCGCCTCAGGGAACTGGACTTGTCTCACAACGCCATTGACAGTGTGGAGGTCGGCGCCTTTCAAGGGATCTCCGAGAGCCTGCGGACCTTGGATCTTTCCAACAACCACCTCAGCAGTCTGCCCAAAGACACCTTGGCCAAGCTGCACGCCCGCATCCGATTATCCCACAACCCTTGGCACTGCGACTGCTCTCTGcaggaggtgctgcgggagctAAAGCTCGACCCCGAGACGGTGAACGAGGTCAGCTGCTACACGGCCGTGCAGGAGGAGTACGTGGGACAACCGGTGATCCAAGTCCTGGACTCTGGGATCAACTTTTGCAATTTCCACCACAAGACGACAGACGTGGCCATGTTTGTGGCCATGTTCTGCTGGTTCGCCATGGTGACTGCTTACATCATTTACTACATCAAACACAACCAGGAGGACGCCAGGAGGCACATGGCGTACCTCAGGTCCCTGCCCAGCAGTTCCCACATTAGCAAGGACTACGACACAGCCAGCAGTGGGTTCTAG
- the LOC114551021 gene encoding leucine-rich repeat-containing protein 3 isoform X1, with protein sequence MGASHRCRPSIKPSCASLWSAGTLWLLSVIMSVYACPNICHCTDRNGVVVQCTSSNLENIPSNLPRDTVVLLLSSNRIKHIPKETFTDLYRLRELDLSHNAIDSVEVGAFQGISESLRTLDLSNNHLSSLPKDTLAKLHARIRLSHNPWHCDCSLQEVLRELKLDPETVNEVSCYTAVQEEYVGQPVIQVLDSGINFCNFHHKTTDVAMFVAMFCWFAMVTAYIIYYIKHNQEDARRHMAYLRSLPSSSHISKDYDTASSGF encoded by the coding sequence ATGGGGGCCTCTCACAGGTGCAGGCCATCCATAAAACCTTCCTGCGCTTCTCTTTGGTCTGCGGGAACATTGTGGCTTCTGTCTGTGATTATGAGTGTGTATGCTTGTCCTAACATCTGTCACTGCACGGACAGGAACGGTGTGGTGGTGCAGTGCACCTCCAGCAACTTGGAGAACATCCCATCCAACTTGCCCAGGGACACAGTAGTTCTCTTGCTTTCGTCAAACCGGATCAAACACATCCCGAAGGAGACCTTCACAGACCTCTACCGCCTCAGGGAACTGGACTTGTCTCACAACGCCATTGACAGTGTGGAGGTCGGCGCCTTTCAAGGGATCTCCGAGAGCCTGCGGACCTTGGATCTTTCCAACAACCACCTCAGCAGTCTGCCCAAAGACACCTTGGCCAAGCTGCACGCCCGCATCCGATTATCCCACAACCCTTGGCACTGCGACTGCTCTCTGcaggaggtgctgcgggagctAAAGCTCGACCCCGAGACGGTGAACGAGGTCAGCTGCTACACGGCCGTGCAGGAGGAGTACGTGGGACAACCGGTGATCCAAGTCCTGGACTCTGGGATCAACTTTTGCAATTTCCACCACAAGACGACAGACGTGGCCATGTTTGTGGCCATGTTCTGCTGGTTCGCCATGGTGACTGCTTACATCATTTACTACATCAAACACAACCAGGAGGACGCCAGGAGGCACATGGCGTACCTCAGGTCCCTGCCCAGCAGTTCCCACATTAGCAAGGACTACGACACAGCCAGCAGTGGGTTCTAG